The genomic interval GCTTTGTTAAGCTGAGGTTGTAGAAAGGTGCGGGCGTTAAAAGTAGTATAGTTTTTCGGATCAGGCACGTCACCCCAGCACGAAGTCAGGCCATGCTTGACGTACGACTTCCCAAAATCCAAGACATCTTGCTGACTATCAGGAATCGCTTTTTCGTAAGTATTGGCATCTAGACCAAAAACTAGACGATGTGAGACGAGTTTTGAGTCCGCACCCATTGCTTTCAGGATAGCGTCCACCACGGGCTTGGTAGCGAGACCGTTTGTGTCTCCGTGAAATGAGGCAACCACAAACGGCACGTTGTCAATACTTTTGGTCGTGACAGCGAGAATGTCTCCGTTGGATACCGGTATGTCCTCATCCTTAGGAAATGCCGCTTCCACTTTTGCTGTGATCTCTTCGATTGCTCCATCCGGAAACGTTGAGCGCTTTAAACAAACAACGGAGTTTTGATCTCGCACAGCGTCCAGATTTGCGGGCGCGATGATATGGAACTTCTTCCCGATTGCCGACTTTCGCGCTTGATCAATTAAACTAGCGGAGACTTCTTGCAGAGTAATTATATCGGAGTCCATGTAGTGTTTTTCCATGATCTTGAGTGTATTTGGGACCTTTTGCTTGTTAAGCGCTTGAACCATGGTTCGCTTTAAAGGTTGCCACGTATCCGGAGTCGAAACAGTATTCATCATGTGAACGAGAATTGCGTCAAAAATGGCTCCACACATTGTTTGCAAAGGAAGAGagtctttctcttcttcctcagTAACGGCTTTGTACTTGGAGCGTTTGATCTTTTGAAGCATTTGGTAAGGCATCTGTTCTTGTACTACATCACCCTTGCCTTTAATCTTCAATTTAGTATCGAACATGAACGAACTCCACTTCTCCCACCAAATTTCCTGAGAACTTAGATCGTCTTCGTACATGTTGATAATCGTTGGACGGAACACCATGTTGCCATCTTCCGTATTTATGGTATTCGTCATTCGATCTGGCATCGATGCCAGACGTTTGAGTCCTAGCAAACCGTCTTTCATGAAACCTTCGACGATCGTGCGCTTGGAAAAATCATTCTCCCAGTATGGCTTGACGGATTGCCAACCTACGCTAGTCATGCGTGCATCCAACTGATCAAACATGCTCTGTGAAAAGACTTTTGGAACGGCCACATCTTTGTCACCCGGAGAATCCAAGAATGACTCCACCTTGACCATGAGATCCTCGTATTCCTTGTTGTAGGTAATCCAGTACTCGAAGGGATTGTTGTTGATAGCCGCAATATTCCAAGTAGATACCTGCAGGCGACGCCCAGCCTTCGACATGGCCGCCATACCCAACGTCGCGTTGCCGAGAAAGCTGCGTGCCCCACCTATCATTCGCAACCAAACAATCGCGTGTGAGAAAAAGCTCGCGGAATCGAAAGGAATCAAGAAAGGCATTGGCTGGGCAGACCGCCCGCATTCATCAAATACGAACCCGATCGGTACAGGAAAGCCGTGTAAGCCACGGTGGCTAGTAGTACGAGCCCGATTTTGTTGCGGTAGACCGAGAGATTGCCGTTGGCTCGCGGTCGGGTCGCCGCGTTGGTACCCCCCGTTATTCCACGCGCGTAGGCGATGACCGGACGGCGACTGTAGGCCATGGACGAACCCGTACTGTAGCGGCGGAGTTTCGGGGAGACTTCTTGCTCTTCCTCGTGTTCGTGAGTAACGGGTCGGTGACGAAGGCTTCGGGACATTCAATGAAACGATCCTGCCACACACCCGAGACTCTTTACATTGGAGTGGCACTGCCGAGGCCGTGGGTCCAGAAAACGAAACGACGTTGCCCTGTCCGTGAACGAACGAGGGATGGCGGTCACGAGATTTGGCGAGGATCTATCAAAAGGGTGTCATCTCTATGTCATAGTTTAGGACCATAAAGTCGCATACGACAAAAGGGATTGTCTACGCAATACAGACCGTTGATCATATGCGACAACGAACGAAGAAACAAGCTCACGTAAATCAAATTTGAACGAAAAGAAACGTACCTTCCGCTGGCTTGTCGACTCTATTTCCACAATACAGCAGCCCAAGGATAGCCAAGGCGATGGCAATGGTCCCGGCTACCGAGAGTCTTCGACGGCCCAAATAAGTCGAAAATATTGAGAGTTTCTTCTCTTTGCCATCCCCTTTGAGGAATGGTTGTTGCTCGACAACTGATTCGGGATCAATGGATCCCTCGGTGCGACCAATTTGAAATGCAGCCATGGGTGCACTTGAAGGAATAGAAGGTTGCGGTTACTTTCTGTTGGTGCAGACAAGCGCATTCGCGACAGAGCCCCAGAAAGCTCAATGTCACGATTTTACTGggtgattgactgtgaatcgcGTTTTGACAAATTGCACGGGAGTGTTCTGTCTCACGTAACGTACACGGTAACGACTATGTAAAAATCTCATCTACGTCGAAGGACCCGGACCTAAACTCTTCTTCCCCTCGGAAGCAGAGCAGACCAAATGTTGGCATGCAAATGTTGTTGACGTGAAATTCTCATTTCTCCCCAGTAGACATTCCTATTTACTTCCTGGAGTGTAGATATAGCAGTTCTGTGTGTTGCTTTGTTCTAAGTTGTGAACTTGCTTCACATTGAATTTCTAGCTACTTGCAACATCAACATGCCAATCTTTTGTACGACATTCTTTCAATTGTAGCATCCATTGTGTTTGTTATGTATTCAGTCATATAACCATTTGCCGCATTACTTGATATTGGTCTGGGTAAGTTTGCTTATGTTTTGTcagtgactgtgattgtgagagttttctctgtcagtcaTTGGCGTAGCTTGCACTTTGGACTTATATATTGGACCATAGAGCCCTAATTTGCATGTGCTCACGCGGGCTCGTCTGCTTTCGCTCCACCTCACTCTCATCAATGCAACATGAATGAGACCACAGTAAACTTCGAACGACAAGAGAGCACACGAGAGCGCTGCTCGAAACAAGTCTGAGCTACAAGAAAAGTAAAGAGTGATCGACTCAAAGCCAGGAAGGTTCGACGTTCACGAGCTACAACGACCTTTGTTCGCTTGAAAATGGCCGCGCaatcaaagtcttccaaac from Phaeodactylum tricornutum CCAP 1055/1 chromosome 11, complete sequence carries:
- a CDS encoding predicted protein; translation: MSRSLRHRPVTHEHEEEQEVSPKLRRYSTGSSMAYSRRPVIAYARGITGGTNAATRPRANGNLSVYRNKIGLVLLATVAYTAFLYRSGGARSFLGNATLGMAAMSKAGRRLQVSTWNIAAINNNPFEYWITYNKEYEDLMVKVESFLDSPGDKDVAVPKVFSQSMFDQLDARMTSVGWQSVKPYWENDFSKRTIVEGFMKDGLLGLKRLASMPDRMTNTINTEDGNMVFRPTIINMYEDDLSSQEIWWEKWSSFMFDTKLKIKGKGDVVQEQMPYQMLQKIKRSKYKAVTEEEEKDSLPLQTMCGAIFDAILVHMMNTVSTPDTWQPLKRTMVQALNKQKVPNTLKIMEKHYMDSDIITLQEVSASLIDQARKSAIGKKFHIIAPANLDAVRDQNSVVCLKRSTFPDGAIEEITAKVEAAFPKDEDIPVSNGDILAVTTKSIDNVPFVVASFHGDTNGLATKPVVDAILKAMGADSKLVSHRLVFGLDANTYEKAIPDSQQDVLDFGKSYVKHGLTSCWGDVPDPKNYTTFNARTFLQPQLNKACRRDEKRSNGDVNPKDFI